The following DNA comes from Bacteroidales bacterium.
TTTGTTTCCTTTTTCGCCAGGGATAAGGAAATTTCTGCAAAATATATGGAGGAGATCATCGAAATTATGAAACAGGAGCTGAAAAAATAACAATCCATTGATATCCTTTCTGATTTAACTTTTTAATTGGTGCCTTTTATATATGGGGGTGATATTAAATTTATGTTAAATTTTCTAAATATATCATCATAATTGTAGGGGTGAATTGGTGATTTTTTAAATTTGCACCCTGTTAGCAATACAATGTACTTGTGTAATTGTCGGGTCGAAAATTTTAAACAAATATTGTTGTGTATTTGTTTAAAAGAGAATGTTTGGGTGATTATTTATAAAATGGAGTGCTATGCAAAGAAAGAAAACAAAAAAAGCGGATTTGGAAAGGAAAAAAGGCCTGTTTCTGGAAATAGGGTTTATATTTGCCCTGGGTTTGATTGTGCTTGCTTTTGAGTGGACTACCAGACCTGGAACGACAGAAGGTTTTCAGAATCAGGATGAGTCCGATATTGTTCAGGAAGAGATACCGATAACCCGTCAGGAAAAGAAAAAGGAGCCACCACCGCCACCACCCTCATCCACCGAAGAACTGAATATTGTGGATGACGATGTTGATATTGAAGATGAGCTTAGGCTGGAGGAAACTGAGGCCGATCAGGATACCGAGGTCGCAATTGACGCTTTTGCCCAGGAAGAAGAGGAG
Coding sequences within:
- a CDS encoding TonB family protein; its protein translation is MQRKKTKKADLERKKGLFLEIGFIFALGLIVLAFEWTTRPGTTEGFQNQDESDIVQEEIPITRQEKKKEPPPPPPSSTEELNIVDDDVDIEDELRLEETEADQDTEVAIDAFAQEEEEEEEEQQTFMIVEEMPEFRGGGIDAFRNYVQKTAEYPTIAQENGIEGTVYARFVVDADGQTREIRILRGVDPSLNKEVIRVISNAPGWEPGKQRGQAVRVQFTIPVVFNLN